The following nucleotide sequence is from Mus pahari unplaced genomic scaffold, PAHARI_EIJ_v1.1 scaffold_9264_1, whole genome shotgun sequence.
ataacaaataccaaaattaaatcaggatcagataaaccaaataaacagtcccatatcccctaaagaaatagaaacagtcattagtagtctcccaaagaaaaaagctcaggaccagatgggtggagtgcagagttctatcaaacctttaaagaagatctaataccaatactcctcaaactattccacaaaatagaaacagaagatactctatccaattagttctatgaagccacatttacTCTGATACATTAACCACGCAAAGacccatcaaagaaagagaacttcagaccaatttcccttatgaatatcgatgcaaaaattctcagtaaaattaTCGCacactgaatccaagaacacatcaaaatgattattcaccacaaccaagtaggcttcattccaggaatgcagggatggttcaatatacagaaatctatcaatgtattccactacataaacaaactcaaagaaaaaaaaccaaatgatcatttctttagatgctgaaaaatcattttacaaaattcaacattccttcatgttaaaattcttggaaagatcaggaattcaaggtccatacataaacatagtaaaagcaatatacagaaaaccagtagccaacatcaaacaaaagggagagaaacttgaaggaatcccactaaaatcagggactagacaaggctgcactctctctctccctatctattcagtataatacttgaatttctagctagaggaattagacaacaaaaggaggtcaacgggatacaaaatggaaaggaagaagtcaaaatatcactgtttccgtcagatatgatagtatacttaagtgaccccaaaaactccaccagagaattcctacagctgaaaaacaactttagcaaagcaGCCAGATATAAAAtgtaaccccccccacacacaaaaaaatgaatagttttcctatactcaaagaataaacaggctgagaaagaaattagggaaatgacacccttcacaataaccacaatcaatgtaaagtatcttggtgtgactctaaccaaaggagtgaaagatctgtatgacaagaacttcaagtctctgaagaaagaaatcaaagacctcagaaaatCTGCAGTCGGGCAGTAGGCGTGTGGAAATAAAGGGGGTGGAAGAGAACCCGTATCCCTCCAGAGTTCTgttgctctgggcaggcagatgtgaaGGACTGCTGTGAGCTCTCCACatggccctgggtgggtgtctgggtGTGTGAAGTCACAGACCCCAGTCTGCGGGGAGTAGACAGGGAGCAGCCTGAGGTCTCTGGGTCTCAAGGAGGCCAGATATGACAGAAGAGCTAAGAACAAAGTAGAGGCCCCAGGGATCAGCTCAATCAGCTCTggggcagaaaggaagagggggtaggggagagggggcactgggtAGTTCACATGCAGGTGAGAATCTTTTGTCTGGTCTGTGGAAGGCCTTGCAGTGGGAAATTAGATATGGCTCTTTAGGGAAAAGCCTATTCCATCAGTCAAGCATGGTGgtccttgatgagcagagatgatctatggctttagagctttattgtagaaaggcagagagaaagaaaggagggggggtgttggccatggccacatggagagagggggaagggaaaggggtagAAGGAAATCTAGAGATAAGAATGAGAGGTAAGagcttaagagagtgaggaggggccaagcagctcctttaatagtgggctgggctaccttgttgttgccaggtaactgtggggaagagcatacctggctattgtcacGTAACTGTGAGAGTGGAAtttagccagaatgccaggaacttgggacattgtctacatgacttaTAATCACAGGATTAAGGAATTGGGGGCTCCGTGGTGTCAGGTGACTATGTCTGGGAACATGGttcactgttccatcccttgtagagttttctactgggtctccagagtaagcctcgctcaaccagaaaacaggctgcctctCACGGTTCCACTATCTCTCATGCTAGtgcattggcaggattaatagagtaaaaatggccatcttgccaaaagaaatctacagattcaatgcaatccccattaaaatcccaactcaactcttcatagagttagaaagagcaattcccaaATTCATTTgcaataacaaaaaatccaggatagcaaaatattctcaacaataaaagaacttttgggggaatcagcatccctgatctcaagctgtattacagagcaattgtgattaaaaattgcatggtattggtacagtgacaggcaggtagatcaatggaataaaattgaagactcagaaataaacccacacacctatggtcacttgatctttgagaaaggagtgaaaaaccatccagtggaaaaaaaacagcattttcagcaaatggtgttggctcaactggtagtcagcatgtagaaaactgcaaattgatccattcttatcttcttgtacaaagctcaagtctaagtggatcaaggacctccacataaaaccagacacactgaaactaatagaaaagaaactggggaagCCCCTTGAGTTCATGGGCatgggggaaattttcctgaacagaacaccaataacttatgctctaagatcaagaattgtcaaatgggacctcataaaattgcaaaacctctgtaatgcaaaggatactgtaaataagataaaacagcaaccaacagattgggaaaagatctttactaatcctatatccaaaagagggctaatatccaatatatacaaagatcatAAAAATTTAGActcaagagaaccaaataaccctattaaaaatggggaacagagctaaatagagagttttcaactgaggaaacttgaagggCAGAGAAacacttaagaaatgttcaacatccttagttatcagagaaatgcaaatcaaaacaaccctgagattccacctcacaccagtcagaatagctaagattaaaaactcaggtgacagtaaatgctggcaaggatgtggagaaagaggagcactcctccattgctggtgggattgcaagctggtataaccactctggaaatcagtctggtggttcctcagaaaattgcacatagtactaccagaggacccagctataccactcctgggcatatacccagaaaatgttccaaaatgtagtaaggacacatgctccactatgttcatagcagccttatttataataaccagaagctggaaagaacatagatgtccctcgacagaggaatggatgcagaaaatatggtatatttacacaatgcaatactattcaactattaaaaaagaaaaagtacttcaagaaattttcaggcaaattaATGGAATTTAAgaatattatcctaagtgagttatactcagtcacaaagggaCAAAccttgtatgtactcactgagaggtggatattagcccaaaagttctgaatacccaagattcaattcatagaTCATATAAAgcctaagaagaagaaagaccaaaatgtggattgTTCAGTGCCTTTCAGAAAGGTGAACAAAGTACTTACCGCAGGAAATATTGAAActaagtgtggaacagagactgaaggaaaggtcttccagagactgccccacctggggttccattccatatacagccaccaaacatggatgttattgtggatgccaggaaatgcttgctgatggaagcctaatatggctgtctcctgagaggctctgccagagccttacaaagacagaggcagaaacttGCAGCCTACcactggactgagctcaggttggGGATCCCcgatggaagagttggagaaaggactgaaggagctaagagggtttgcagccccatggagggagcaacagtgtcaacaggccagaccccctggagcttctggggactggaccaccaaccaaacaatacacatggagtgactcatggcactggccacatatgtggcaaaggatgaccttgttgaatatcagtgggagaagaggcccttgggcctgagggtgtctgataccccagtataggggaatgcttggACAGGagaacaggagtgggtggatacgtgtggaagcaccctcatagaggcagggggagggaggatgggatagggagtttctgaacggaagacctggaaaggagaaaacatttgaaatgtgaacaaagaaaatatccaatctaaaaaaagaaaaagaaaaaagaaaaataaatacagtaaaacacaggtaaacagggagAAGcccataaagaagaaacaaataaatcccctaaagaaatacaggaaactccttcagctcctttggtcctttctctagctcctccattggagaccctgtgctcagtccaatggttggctgagagcatccacctctgtatctgtCAGTCACTGGAagagcaacaacaatataaaccaaccagtaacaccagagctcccaggacctaaaccactaaccaaagagtacacatggagggactcatggctccaaccacatacatagcagaggccttgttggtcatcaatgggaggggggtacttggtcctgtgaaggttcgatgccccagtgtaggggaatgccaggaccaggaagcatgAATTGATGGGTTGGTgtgcagggggaggagagagggggtagggggttggaggagaaaccaggaaaggggataacatttgaaatgtaaataaaatatctaatttaaaaaaaaaaaagaaatacaggaaaacaaaatcaaaaatgtgaaggaattgaacaaagagGTCCAATAcctaaaaatgtaagtagaaatgataaaaacaaaaataggggcaattctggaaatgaaaaacctaggaaataggTCAAGAACTAAAGATaaaagcatcagcaacagaataaaaaatagtagagagaatctcaggtgtagaagataccttagaagatatGGACactggaaggagttacagagacaaagtttggagctgagatgaaaggatggaccatccagaaactgccctacccagaGGTCCATCccttaatcagccaccaaacacagacactattgcatactccagcaagattttgctgaaaggaccctgatatagctgtctcttgtgaggctacgccagtgcccagcaaacacagaagtggatgctcacaatcagctatcaaatggaacacaatgcccctaatagaggagctagagaaagtacccaaggagctgaagNNNNNNNNNNNNNNNNNNNNNNNNNNNNNNNNNNNNNNNNNNNNNNNNNNNNNNNNNNNNNNNNNNNNNNNNNNNNNNNNNNNNNNNNNNNNNNNNNNNNNNNNNNNNNNNNNNNNNNNNNNNNNNNNNNNNNNNNNNNNNNNNNNNNNNNNNNNNNNNNNNNNNNNaaaaaaaaaagaagatatggaCACGGTggtcaaataaaattcaaagcagaaaaaactcctaacccaaaacttccaggaaatccaggacacaatgaaaagaccaaagctaagaataatagaaatagaagagagtgGAGGTTTTCATATCAAAGGACCCATAAACACctgcaaaaaaaaatatatatgtatatatggaagaaaacttccctaacctgaaTTAAGAGATGCCCATATACATATGAGAAGCCTACAGACCACCAAACAGAttcaaccaggaaaaaaaatcctcttgtcacacggtaatcaaaacactaaatgcacagaacaaagaatagtAAAAGCTATAAAGGGGAAAAAGcaaagtaacatttaaaggcagacctatcagaattacacacaacttctcaacagacactaaaagccagaagagcatgGGCAGAGGTCACTCagagcctaagagaacacaaatgtcaaccCATGCTAGTATACCCTGCAAAACTCTATCATCAtagacagaaaaccaaaatattccatgacaaaacaaaattcaagcaatatctaccaatccagccctacagagaattctagaaggaaaactaatACAAGGAGGATACCtacaccaaaggaaaaaataaaacaagatattaatCTTCTCAcgacaaaacaaaaaggagagaatcacataCAAGTAATGCCACTTACAACAAACATAGCAgaaactaacaatcatctgtccttagtatctctcaatatcaatggactcaattccccaataaagacataagctaacagactggatgcaCAAGCAGGAttcagaattttgctgcatacaagaaactcACTTCAATGAGCTagaaaaaagtcttccaagcaaatgatctcaAGAAACAAGTGGGATTTGCCATTctagtatccaataaaatagactttcaagcAAAAGTTAACAAGTGTGGTAGGAAGCACACTTCATattcctcaaaggaaaaatccaccaagagaaagtctcaattcttaacatctatgccccaaattcaaggacatccacattcataaaagaaactttactaaatctcatAACACACAGTGAAccctacacaataatagtgagagtcTTCAACACCATACTCTCACCAATGGCTAGGttattgaaacagaaacaaaagaaagacacagtGAATAGAGgtaatggatttaacagatatttgaAGATATAGACATAGATGTTACACTaaaagatgtatatatatatatatatatatatatatatatatatatatatatatcttcttctcagcaactcatggtaccttctccaaaactgaccatataatcggtcaaaACACAAGCCTTAGCTGgtacaagaagaatgaaataattccatgcgtcctatcagatcaccacagactaaggctagacttcataacaacaaaaacaacagaaaacccacatatccatggaaactgaacaactctctacacAATGAAAATTATGtcagagaacaaaggaagaaagaaattaaagattttattctttttaattttattttatttttaatttattttttacactccatatttcattccctgcccctccaatccaaattcaacaaaaatgagggcacaacatacctaaacttataaGACACAATGAAATATGTGCTAAGAGAAAAATCCATAGTACTAACTGCCCTGGTCAACAAATTAGAGAGCTCCTGCCataacaacttaacagcatacctgaaagccctagaagaaaaagaatcaaacacatccaagagagtagaaagcaggaaataatcaaacttagggccaAAATCTACcaaatagaaacataaagaaagatacaaagaataaacaaaaccaaaagctagttctttgagaaaatcaacaagatagataagctcttaaccagactaactagagggcacagagacattatccaaattaacaaaatcagaaatgaaaagggagacataacaacagagagtggagaaaatttaaaaaatcatcatagCCAACTACAAACGCctatactaaaaaaagaaaaaaacctggaaaatctagatgaagtgGGTGACTTTCTGGATGGATAccagataacaaaataaaatcaggagcaggtaaactatctaaacaggcccatatcccataaggaaattgaggaaatcattaaaaacctcccaaccaaaaaaaggccaagaccagatggctttagtgtaGAATTATACCAGACCTTCAGAGAAAAATTAATGCTaacattcctcaaactattccataaaatagaaacagaaggaaaactacctaattcattctatgatgccacaattgcactgatacctaaagcacacatagattcaacaaagaaacagaacttcaagCCAATTTCTCTTacaaatatcaatgcaaaattactcaataaaattctagcaaaccaaacccaagaacacatcaaaagggtcatttaccatgatcaagtaggctttgtTCAAGTGACACAAGTGTGGTTCAATATACtctattaatgtaatccactatataaacaaactcaaagaaaaaaaccatatgatcatttcattagatgctgaaaaagcgtttgaaaaaatataacacccctttatgttaaaagtattggagagattaggaattcaaagcccataccaagaaaaaaaaaatggagtatagaattgaacagagaattcacaacagaggagtATGGAATgtctaagaagcacttaaagaaatattcaaagttcttagtgatcagggaattgaaaatcaaaacgaccctgagattcagccttataccaatcagaatggctaagatcataaactcaagtgacagcacacgttggcaagaatgtggagaaagaggaaccctcctcTATTGCTGGggtgattgcaaactggtacaaccattctgaaaaacaatctggagtttcctcagaaaattggaaataggctGAAGACACAGCGATACCATCTTGggaacatacccaaaagatgccccaccatgccacaggggcatgtgatccactatgttcatagcatccttatctGTGATcgccagaagcaggaaacaatCCAAATGCCCcacaacagaagagtggatacagacaatgtggttcatttacatactggaatactatgcagctattaaggATGATGACattatgagttttgcaggcaaatggatggaactagaaaatatcatcctgagtgcagtatctcagacccaaaaagacatccatggtatgtactcactaataaatggatattagccccccaaAAGCACAGCATAACTGGGATACAATTCACAggactcaaaaaggttaacaagccatAGGGCCCTAGTGAGGATGATTCATCCCCACTAGGGAAGTAGAAGAAACCAGagggcaaagggagggaggaatgtgggtgggagaggggagagagaggggaaaaggagaacatgatcagATGTTAGGGGCGACCAGGAATGAAGCCCTGATtgtcagcagaatgaatggaaatatacaacttTGGGAGATGAGAGGTGGCGGaactctctagaatgtaccagagacctgggaggcaagagaatctcaagactcaaaaggaggaaccttagatgaaatgcccaacattggggagagTAAACTTGTAGAATTctcctccagtagaaagacatcaagtggagggatggggttgccatcccacaatcaaaaactctgactcagaattgtccctgtctaaaggaacttcaggaacaaaaatggagaagagactgagagaaaggaggtccagtgacaggcacaaaTTAGGACTCATCTCAGAgaggctccaaggtctgacagtattactgatgctacggtgtacttacagacaggagcctagcatggatgCCCTTGGAGAGGCCCAACAAGCGGCTGACTGAGACAAAAGCAGATACctacacccaaccaatagaccGAACACAGAAGCCatagacccctgtggttgaattataaagaggctggaagaagctaaggaggagggtgaccctccTCCTTAAGAGGACCTttagtctcaacaaacctggacctcCAAAATAtttcagacactgaaccaccaaccaagcagcagacACTAACTGATCCGAGGCTCTGACACAAACACAGCacaggactgcctggtctggacttAATGAAagagatgtacctaacccttgagagagttgaggccccaggaaatggGATGGCCTGTCAGGGTATGGGGATCTAttggggtgtggggacatcctcttggagacagggaaggagaaatgggataaggaactgttgAAGGGCAATACAGGagagggataatgactggactataaaaaagattcaagttaataaaaaaagaaaagaaaaatagaatacagAGGGAAATGGAAATTTAGAAGTGTGGTTAATTGACAAGAGTAGTAAAACCTACTGGAAAGCAAAGATGCAGACAGCCGATGGCATTAACAGTCAAGAAAGACACAGGTATATCAATGTACTGAAAAGTTAGTAAGAACCCAATCATGACAAAGGACAAAGGCAAAGGAACATAAAATGAGAAGTAAGATGTTTGGACTATAAGTCTAGCATCTCTGTGCAAGACCAGGTCATCTGCAATCACATTACTTGATCGTTAACAGGCAAAAATGCCTagtgaaggaacaaaggaaacacACCTTGGGAATGTGGTATCCTCTGAATTCCACATCCTGTGTTGTTTTACGAGGCAAAGGAATAGGGATAAGATCAATGTATCTCTGGATCTCATGCAGCACAGCATCTGTGTAGGGCATGTGGCTCCTGTCCTTCATGCAGGGGCTCCGGTGGCTGCCAATCACACGTGcaatttcttcttgaattttaGCTTCCAGGTCAGAAATCATAGTTTTAGATAGAATTGTCTTTTATATGATTATTGATCATTTCATATTGTGGTAGAAAGTGAAGAGTTAGAAAAACCAAATTTCTCCATTTtcataacagaaaataaactaatcACAGGGGATATGATTCTAAATATGAAACTCAACTGAAGCCAATATTTAAAACTCCTAGAGATTATAAATACTTTTAGCAAAGTGGTAAGATGTAATGTTAACATATTGAATCAATACCTTCCCCATATAGCAATAACAATCACCCTGAGAAATAAATTGCTAAAATAAACATAGCAGcatcacacaataaaataaaacatgcagtTGGGGGAAGGACTAAATGGTGTAGACAAAACTGAATATCTATATGCAGAAGAGTAAAATTATATCCATGTCTTTCACTCTACACAATAATCATTGTCGCCTCCCTTCAACTTTGAAGCAGACTGGTTCAGATCTCACTGCCactagcacaggaccacctggggtggtccCTTCGACCTGCCAAGCCTGCTCTATTGCTtgcacctgccactgctcttcaaaacAGTCGCCTTTCAAAGCAGTCgacactgcctgctgagaagacttttagacATTCCAGAGACACCACCCTGAcgatctgcctacaggctctcacctgtctGAGAGGCCCCAATAACTGGGTGGTGGGGGGTGGACCTTCcccctctttataaactctgaattttattaaacttgtgggctttgatcagaacacttttgtcttagccacatttccTTTTTCGCCgtctattctctttcagccccagctcGTCTTTCGGGAGAACCCTGGTTCGGGTGGGGCCGCGGGCGGTCTCACTCAAATCATTTCAAAGTAGATTAAAACTATTAAATAATTGCAATCTAAAATGCTCCTGCTTCTAGAGAAAACATCATGGGTGCACTACAAGAAGTAAATGGAGGGAGGAACTTTTCAAACAAAAACCTTATAATAGGGCACTGGACCCAAGAGTCCACAGATGGgagcaaatgaaataaaaagtgtCTACATAGCAAAAGAAACTAACAGCAGAGTGAAAAGATGGAGTGTAATCTTGTCCAGGTATCTTTAAGACAGGGACTTATGTGGCTTAAATACTTCTTTCTTTACTGTGACCTAGTTTCAATTGTTTTTATCTAGTTGGAGTTAAGAATACTAAATCCCACACATGATGCTAGTATAGCATCTATTTAAGAGTGTGGCAGCTTCTAGTGCTGTCAGTCTATTTCTACCTGGACATCCATCTGCCAATCTCCGATCATACCTGTGACTTCTGGGTGCTTCAGCAGAAGAAAAAGCCCATATTTCATTGTGGAGCTTGTTGTCTCTGTTCCCGCATGAAAAAGATCAGATACGGTGGCGATCATGTTATCCATGCCATATTCAGactttttattgtgtttttcctAAAAATTATAGGTGAGAGGAATTAgttttcttgctttgctttgctttaaagtCTTTAAGGTAACAAAATCATTCAATATGAGAGAAACATTTTGTAGATAAACTAGATATCAGAAAGTGTTTTAACTGAAGACAAAGGTAGATGTATGGAACTCCTAAGATTCCTGCACACAGTTAAAACATAATCAAAGTTCCAACATTTTAAGGTTTTTTAATTGTTGTTCCTCACTTCTAACCCACTGGAGAAAATAAGTTCTGTGATCTTTTTCAAACGTAATCTATATCAAGACACTTACAAAAACTATCATTTCTACAACCTGTTGAATCTTTATTACATTTAAGGTCTCTAAACACATACAAACTCCATTGGTATTTTCAGTCTTCAGTCCTTACAACCACCACCATAATTCAAATTAGTGTCACCTTCTCAAAGTTAGCTCTTTTGAGGACTGCAATTAACATCCTCTAGCTTATCCTCCTGTTAATCTAAACTGGAGTTTCCTCAAAGCCTAGCTCAACTGTGAAGTCTTCTTAGagtgtctttaaagaaaaacccTGTGTTCTCTAAATCACTACATCTGGTGTTCATGAAAGTTCTTTTACCTATAATGACATCTTCTCATCACTCTTAAATGGAAGTGTATGTGCATTTACTTGCCTCAAATTGTAGAACAGGCCTAGAATATGGTAaacagtttaatttaaaaaaaaaaaaaaaaaaaaaaaccctgagaatcTTAATGATCCCTAAATATTCTATATGATTTGCCTAAGAAATTGGTCCCCAAAACAATCAATATATCACTAGAAGGAACATGAATTCGATTATCCTGCTTgcaccaagaaaatgaaaactaagtCAGAACACCCACAAATGTGAAGTAGCGAGTCAGCGTCACTTGTACCTTTTCCATTTTAATCAGGAAATAGTCAATAAAGTCCTGAGGGTCACTGAGGTTCAGAGATTCTTGAtgcctttttatttccttcaaaatGAACGCTTTTATTTCAGTCAAAATTTTGAAGTATTCATTATGGCTTCCTGGGAGATAGGATAAGATAGGGTAGGCACTGCACAGCTAGAAGAGAAAACTTTCATTAATGTAAGCAGCAAACATTCCAGAACATAGATAGCCTGTCTAGCTTCGTACACCACTTTATAATAGGTGAAATTCACATGCCTCCTGTACTCCTATATACCTAGCATTTGGTGGAGCAGGCATAGCATAGGACAAAGGGCCAGAACTTTCATGTGTACAGCTTGTGCAGTGAATATGAATTCAATTCCTGACATCAGAGCTCCAAAGGAATGTGTGTGCTGATCTCACTTTCCCATTTGTTCTATCAAGAACATTGAGATTCGGAATGACTAGTCAAAAATTCTAGAATAACACATTAGTGATAACAGGGGTAGAAGCAGTCTGCATCCCAGTTTACCCCATGCATATTCCACCGGTCACCTGAAAAATGTcaataccaatagacatgctaaagtGCAAGCAGAATCTCATGGGGTCCTACATCTATATAAATAAAGACTGCAGAAAGAGGGAGAATAAGTCCTCTCTGGGGATGTCTCCTAATATATAACATTAAACAAAGTGATCAGTCCTGaagtcatatacat
It contains:
- the LOC110315429 gene encoding cytochrome P450 2C70-like, translated to IIFSNGEIWEQTRRFSIMILRSLGMGKKTIEDRIQEEAHCLVEALRKTNGSPCDPNFLLACVPCNVISAVIFQHRFDYNDDIFIGFMKNFQRIIEILTSPWIQLCSAYPILSYLPGSHNEYFKILTEIKAFILKEIKRHQESLNLSDPQDFIDYFLIKMEKEKHNKKSEYGMDNMIATVSDLFHAGTETTSSTMKYGLFLLLKHPEVTAKIQEEIARVIGSHRSPCMKDRSHMPYTDAVLHEIQRYIDLIPIPLPRKTTQDVEFRGYHIPKEEELVLEKVWPAWRCF